In Oncorhynchus clarkii lewisi isolate Uvic-CL-2024 chromosome 24, UVic_Ocla_1.0, whole genome shotgun sequence, one DNA window encodes the following:
- the LOC139382440 gene encoding CLK4-associating serine/arginine rich protein-like isoform X2 — MWQEARKHERKLRGMMVDYKRRGERRREYYEKIKKDPAQFLQVHGRAYKIHLDSAVALAAESPVNMMPWQGDANNMIDRFDVRAHLDFILTYTPPLLNTATPEQESEERKCNYERYRGLVQNDFASISEEQCLYQIQMDELYGGLQRPNEDEKKKLAKEKATIGYTYEDSAVTKSGEEEEKGEEDDSDNSESEEDEGIPDIDVEVDVDELNTEQELDLNKMATPYGMAEGDFVRMLRKDKDELEAIKHAKALEAEKAMYSGRRSRRQRREFREKRLKGRQISPPSYARRDSPTYDPYKRPQSESSSESRSRSRSPGPEKITFITSFGGSDEEAAAATQAPPPVHTPANSLHQPAGHSRGSRHRSSSSPSSSSTHSSTHRSSSRSSSHSRRDRRRVGARDRRHSRSRSRRRSDSRSRGRGANGGGRVGSRRRCDRTQSRSNDRDGDRERDRERDRDVGRRFPARRHTRSRSNSRQGDRARRGGGGRTLGGHQRGVSSSSPSPSQSPQPSCTPSPSHRGGLPSATALCDKLRKPDTPGGKETGAAKPRMTPQEKLKIRMQKALNRQSKADKKAAQAKVTQQENKRAEREGELRAMARKIRMKERERREKERDEWERQYGRQSHSPSPSKYGRDHSSSRRRSRSRSRSPYYRY; from the exons ATGTGGCAGGAGGCCCGCAAACATGAGCGCAAGCTGCGCGGCATGATGGTGGACTACAAACGCCGCGGCGAGCGCCGGCGAGAGTACTACGAGAAGATC AAAAAGGACCCGGCTCAGTTCCTTCAGGTTCACGGCCGGGCCTATAAGATCCATCTGGACTCGGCCGTGGCGCTCGCCGCAGAAAGCCCCGTCAACAT GATGCCCTGGCAGGGAGACGCCAACAACATGATTGACAGGTTTGACGTGAgggcacacctggacttcatacTCACCTACACCCCTCCGCTCCTCAACACAGC CACACCAGAACAGGAGTCGGAGGAGAGGAAGTGCAACTATGAGCGTTACAGAGGCCTAGTGCAGAACGACTTTGCCAGCA TCTCCGAGGAGCAGTGTTTGTACCAGATCCAAATGGATGAGCTCTATGGTGGCCTGCAGAGGCCAAATGAGGACGAGAAGAAAAA GCTTGCCAAGGAGAAGGCCACAATTGGCTACACGTACGAGGACAGTGCTGTTACGAAGTCtggggaggaagaagagaaaggggaggaggatgACTCTGACAACAGCGAATCAGAGGAGGACGAGGGTATTCCAGACATTG acGTGGAGGTGGACGTTGACGAGCTCAACACGGAGCAGGAGTTGGATCTGAACAAGATGGCCACTCCATATGGAATGGCAGAGGGAGATTTTGTCAG GATGCTGAGGAAAGACAAGGATGAGCTGGAGGCCATTAAACATGCCAAAGCTCTGGAGGCAGAGAAGGCCATGTACTCG GGCCGTCGCTCTCGCAGACAGAGGAGGGAGTTCAGAGAGAAGAGACTGAAGGGCAGACAGATCAGCCCACCCAG CTATGCCAGGAGAGACAGCCCAACCTACGATCCCTACAAACG GCCCCAGTCAGAGTCCAGTTCGGAGTCGCGGTCCCGCTCCCGTTCCCCGGGCCCAGAGAAGATCACCTTCATCACCAGCTTCGGAGGCAGTGACGAGGAGGCTGCCGCTGCAACTCAAGCTCCACCCCCTGTCCACACCCCCGCCAACTCGCTGCACCAGCCCGCAGGTCATAGCAGGGGCTCCCG ACACCGCTCTTCCTCCagcccttcctcctcttccacccactCTTCCACTCATCGCTCCTCCTCTCGTTCCTCCTCTCACTCACGCCGCGACAGACGCCGTGTAGGAGCGAGGGACAGACGACATTCCCGCTCCCGGTCGAGGCGGCGCTCCGACTCGCGGTCCCGGGGTAGAGGAGCCAACGGAGGAGGAAGAGTGGGGTCACGGAGGAGATGCGACCGGACACAGTCCCGCTCCAATGACCGAGATGGAGAccgggagagggacagggagcgagaCAGGGATGTGGGACGTCGCTTCCcggcacgcaggcacacacg GTCCCGCTCGAACTCTCGACAGGGGGACCGTGCAAGGCGGGGGGGTGGGGGGCGGACTTTGGGAGGCCATCAGAGGGGGGTCAGCAGCAGCAGTCCTAGCCCCTCCCAATCCCCCCAGCCCAgctgcaccccttccccctcACACAGAGGAGGCCTGCCCTCTGCCACTGCACTCTGTGACAAGCTGAGAAA gcCTGATACTCCGGGTGGTAAAGAGACGGGAGCTGCCAAA CCCAGGATGACCCCGCAGGAGAAGCTGAAGATACGCATGCAGAAGGCCCTCAACAGGCAGT CCAAGGCGGATAAGAAAGCAGCCCAGGCGAAAGTCACTCAGCAGGAAAATAAGCGAGCG GAGCGCGAGGGAGAGCTCAGAGCCATGGCACGCAAGATCCGCATGAA ggagCGTGAGcgtcgggagaaagagagggacgaGTGGGAGAGACAGTACGGACGACAAAGCCACTCGCCCTCCCCATCTAAATATG GTCGTGACCACAGCTCATCCAGAAG GAGGTCCCGTTCCCGGTCGAGGAGTCCATATTACCGATACTAA
- the LOC139382440 gene encoding CLK4-associating serine/arginine rich protein-like isoform X1, whose product MWQEARKHERKLRGMMVDYKRRGERRREYYEKIKKDPAQFLQVHGRAYKIHLDSAVALAAESPVNMMPWQGDANNMIDRFDVRAHLDFILTYTPPLLNTATPEQESEERKCNYERYRGLVQNDFASISEEQCLYQIQMDELYGGLQRPNEDEKKKLAKEKATIGYTYEDSAVTKSGEEEEKGEEDDSDNSESEEDEGIPDIDVEVDVDELNTEQELDLNKMATPYGMAEGDFVRMLRKDKDELEAIKHAKALEAEKAMYSGRRSRRQRREFREKRLKGRQISPPSYARRDSPTYDPYKRPQSESSSESRSRSRSPGPEKITFITSFGGSDEEAAAATQAPPPVHTPANSLHQPAGHSRGSRRHRSSSSPSSSSTHSSTHRSSSRSSSHSRRDRRRVGARDRRHSRSRSRRRSDSRSRGRGANGGGRVGSRRRCDRTQSRSNDRDGDRERDRERDRDVGRRFPARRHTRSRSNSRQGDRARRGGGGRTLGGHQRGVSSSSPSPSQSPQPSCTPSPSHRGGLPSATALCDKLRKPDTPGGKETGAAKPRMTPQEKLKIRMQKALNRQSKADKKAAQAKVTQQENKRAEREGELRAMARKIRMKERERREKERDEWERQYGRQSHSPSPSKYGRDHSSSRRRSRSRSRSPYYRY is encoded by the exons ATGTGGCAGGAGGCCCGCAAACATGAGCGCAAGCTGCGCGGCATGATGGTGGACTACAAACGCCGCGGCGAGCGCCGGCGAGAGTACTACGAGAAGATC AAAAAGGACCCGGCTCAGTTCCTTCAGGTTCACGGCCGGGCCTATAAGATCCATCTGGACTCGGCCGTGGCGCTCGCCGCAGAAAGCCCCGTCAACAT GATGCCCTGGCAGGGAGACGCCAACAACATGATTGACAGGTTTGACGTGAgggcacacctggacttcatacTCACCTACACCCCTCCGCTCCTCAACACAGC CACACCAGAACAGGAGTCGGAGGAGAGGAAGTGCAACTATGAGCGTTACAGAGGCCTAGTGCAGAACGACTTTGCCAGCA TCTCCGAGGAGCAGTGTTTGTACCAGATCCAAATGGATGAGCTCTATGGTGGCCTGCAGAGGCCAAATGAGGACGAGAAGAAAAA GCTTGCCAAGGAGAAGGCCACAATTGGCTACACGTACGAGGACAGTGCTGTTACGAAGTCtggggaggaagaagagaaaggggaggaggatgACTCTGACAACAGCGAATCAGAGGAGGACGAGGGTATTCCAGACATTG acGTGGAGGTGGACGTTGACGAGCTCAACACGGAGCAGGAGTTGGATCTGAACAAGATGGCCACTCCATATGGAATGGCAGAGGGAGATTTTGTCAG GATGCTGAGGAAAGACAAGGATGAGCTGGAGGCCATTAAACATGCCAAAGCTCTGGAGGCAGAGAAGGCCATGTACTCG GGCCGTCGCTCTCGCAGACAGAGGAGGGAGTTCAGAGAGAAGAGACTGAAGGGCAGACAGATCAGCCCACCCAG CTATGCCAGGAGAGACAGCCCAACCTACGATCCCTACAAACG GCCCCAGTCAGAGTCCAGTTCGGAGTCGCGGTCCCGCTCCCGTTCCCCGGGCCCAGAGAAGATCACCTTCATCACCAGCTTCGGAGGCAGTGACGAGGAGGCTGCCGCTGCAACTCAAGCTCCACCCCCTGTCCACACCCCCGCCAACTCGCTGCACCAGCCCGCAGGTCATAGCAGGGGCTCCCG CAGACACCGCTCTTCCTCCagcccttcctcctcttccacccactCTTCCACTCATCGCTCCTCCTCTCGTTCCTCCTCTCACTCACGCCGCGACAGACGCCGTGTAGGAGCGAGGGACAGACGACATTCCCGCTCCCGGTCGAGGCGGCGCTCCGACTCGCGGTCCCGGGGTAGAGGAGCCAACGGAGGAGGAAGAGTGGGGTCACGGAGGAGATGCGACCGGACACAGTCCCGCTCCAATGACCGAGATGGAGAccgggagagggacagggagcgagaCAGGGATGTGGGACGTCGCTTCCcggcacgcaggcacacacg GTCCCGCTCGAACTCTCGACAGGGGGACCGTGCAAGGCGGGGGGGTGGGGGGCGGACTTTGGGAGGCCATCAGAGGGGGGTCAGCAGCAGCAGTCCTAGCCCCTCCCAATCCCCCCAGCCCAgctgcaccccttccccctcACACAGAGGAGGCCTGCCCTCTGCCACTGCACTCTGTGACAAGCTGAGAAA gcCTGATACTCCGGGTGGTAAAGAGACGGGAGCTGCCAAA CCCAGGATGACCCCGCAGGAGAAGCTGAAGATACGCATGCAGAAGGCCCTCAACAGGCAGT CCAAGGCGGATAAGAAAGCAGCCCAGGCGAAAGTCACTCAGCAGGAAAATAAGCGAGCG GAGCGCGAGGGAGAGCTCAGAGCCATGGCACGCAAGATCCGCATGAA ggagCGTGAGcgtcgggagaaagagagggacgaGTGGGAGAGACAGTACGGACGACAAAGCCACTCGCCCTCCCCATCTAAATATG GTCGTGACCACAGCTCATCCAGAAG GAGGTCCCGTTCCCGGTCGAGGAGTCCATATTACCGATACTAA